The Acidimicrobiales bacterium genomic sequence CCTCCGGCTCGAGCTCGAGGTCGTCGGGTGGGGGCCGGGCCGCGGCCGGCAACGGCAGCGCGGAGGCCCAGAGGACGCCCTCGACCAGCGGAGCCGGCAACGGCTCGTCCGGCCGCAGCGGTGATGAGGGCTCGGGTCCGGCTGACCCGGGCCGCGGGCAGGGCACCGGCAACAGCCGCTCGGCCCGCCGCCGCCGCAACCGCTCCCGGGCCGCCACCGCGGGAGCGGGCGCCACGACCGGCGGCGAGATGCGTGAAGGGTCGCGGAACGGCTCCACCCGGGAACCGTCCCACGAGAAGGCTCCGTCGCGGAGCACCGAAGGTAAGGAGACAGTCGACATGGCCGACGGAATGACGCTCGAGGAACAGGGCGAGATAGGACGGACGTTCCTCGCCGGTCTGCTGGCCGAGTACGGGGTCGAGGCCTCTGTCGAGACACGCCTCCTCGACGAGGAGACCGTCGAGATCGCGGCCACCGGTGATGACAAGGACCTCGGCATGCTCGTCGGGCCCCGCGGCTCGACGCTCGCCGCTCTCCAGGACCTCACCCGGGCCGTCGTCCAGCGCCAGTGCCCCTCGCGCACCGACCGCATCCTCGTCGACGTCGCCGGCTACCGGGAGCGTCGCTCGGCCGCCCTCAAGCGCTTCAGCGTCCAGATCGCCGAGGAGGTCATCTCCTCGGGCCACGAGAAGGCGCTCGAGGCGATGAGCCCGGCCGACCGCAAGGCGGTCCACGACGCCATCAACGAGATGGACGGCGTCGTCACCCGCTCCGAGGGCGAGGACCCCAGCCGCCACGTCGTCATCGCCCCGGCGTCCTGACCCGTCGGTGCCCGGCACCGACCCCTCCGCCGCCACTCCCCCTCCCCTCCCCGACCCCTCTCGGCCCACTCGGCCCACCGAGTC encodes the following:
- the jag gene encoding RNA-binding cell elongation regulator Jag/EloR, which produces MEWVEVAGKTIEEATEQALEQLGVGPDDAEVVVVNEPKMGLFGRVRVEARVRARVRPVGARPKRERSRRAGRSRQGERPRSGSSSGSSSRSSGGGRAAAGNGSAEAQRTPSTSGAGNGSSGRSGDEGSGPADPGRGQGTGNSRSARRRRNRSRAATAGAGATTGGEMREGSRNGSTREPSHEKAPSRSTEGKETVDMADGMTLEEQGEIGRTFLAGLLAEYGVEASVETRLLDEETVEIAATGDDKDLGMLVGPRGSTLAALQDLTRAVVQRQCPSRTDRILVDVAGYRERRSAALKRFSVQIAEEVISSGHEKALEAMSPADRKAVHDAINEMDGVVTRSEGEDPSRHVVIAPAS